The following are encoded in a window of Rosa chinensis cultivar Old Blush chromosome 4, RchiOBHm-V2, whole genome shotgun sequence genomic DNA:
- the LOC112197403 gene encoding PH, RCC1 and FYVE domains-containing protein 1 isoform X2, whose product MASPQRIGPADRDIDQAIAALKKGATLLKYGRRGKPKFCPFRLSNDEALLIWYSGKEEKRVRLSHVTTIIPGQRTAIFQRYPRPEKEYQSFSLLYNDRSLDLICKDKDEAEVWFVGLKALITRGSYRHFRSESRSDNSVSTDTPLAHTRRSSPSIAPFTCDAAGDTEGLPLETAPTNRLGRAFADIISYTDATKTQAESPPISSLSPASVDNSNGRSSTSEAIRISLSSAVSSSSQGSCPDDFDALGDVFIWGESINGGVLGGNVDRIGRSVSSSMDALLPKALESTVVIDAHGIACGTRHIALVTRQGEIFSWGEESGGRLGHGVGADVSHPKLIGTLSGMNVELVACGEYHTCAVTISGELYTWGDGTNNFGLLGHGSEVSHWIPKKISGHMEGIHISYISCGLWHTAAVTSAGRLFTFGDGSFGALGHGDHSSTSTPREVETLRGLRTARVACGAWHTAAVVAIIKESYMSEDSGNSAFGKLYTWGDGDKGRLGHGDEVSRLAPECVAALVNTNFCQVACGHSLTVALTTSGHVYTMGSAACGQLGNPSADGKVPTRVEGTIADSFVEEIACGSCHVAVLTSKTEVYTWGRGSNGQLGHGDNDNRKAPTLVEFMKDKQVKSVVCGSNLTAVICLHKWASGADHSVCSNCHNPFGFRRKRHNCYNCGLVFCKACSSKKVLRAALAPNVNKPYRVCDDCYTKLKKAAEASSVVRNPKIRSGHVHHKSSETADKETLMPMLRATLSRISSFGSGNHTESKIPKPERKPEARDNRVFPMLNGHLQLGAFTLSKASTSLDGDPGKFMSASMPTSRKSSVFASPVSGKSSPHQSSEDILEDPKLVNGSLSREIISLRAQKTMQVEDLTFKSQRLEAELQRTLKKLNEVSAVATDEAEKCKSAKEVIKSLTAQLKEMAERMPEGHVASCNAGSTAHAITFVNQLSKENPQTNMTTPQMESNGNSMDRILGNGTKSQSGKVERVLQDEPGVYITLCSLPGGGNELRRVRFSRRHFTEEAAERWWADNGAMLCERHNIQSAE is encoded by the exons ATGGCTAGTCCTCAGAGAATCGGTCCGGCCGACAGGGATATCGACCAG GCCATAGCGGCACTTAAGAAAGGTGCCACTTTGTTAAAATACGGGCGCAGAGGGAAGCCGAAATTCTGCCCTTTCCGGCTTTCTAAT GATGAGGCTTTACTGATATGGTACTctggaaaagaagagaaacgTGTTAGACTTAGTCATGTTACTACCATTATTCCTGGGCAGCGTACT GCAATATTTCAGCGGTATCCACGACCAGAAAAGGAGTACCaatcattttctcttctttacaATGATAGATCCTTGGACTTG ATATGTAAAGACAAGGATGAGGCTGAAGTTTGGTTTGTTGGTCTTAAGGCATTAATTACTCGAGGTTCCTACCGGCATTTTAGAAGTGAGTCCAGAAGTGACAACAGTGTATCAACAGATACCCCCCTTGCTCATACTCGAAGAAGTTCTCCATCAATCGCACCATTCACCTGT GATGCTGCAGGAGATACTGAGGGACTTCCTTTGGAGACTGCCCCAACAAATAGATTAGGAAGGGCATTTGCTGACATAATATCATATACTGATGCTACCAAGACTCAAGCTGAGTCACCTCCTATTTCCTCATTATCACCTGCATCTGTAGATAATTCAAATGGTCGAAGTTCCACATCTGAAGCAATTCGAATTAGTTTATCTAGTGCCGTAAGCTCATCAAGTCAAGGTTCTTGTCCAGATGACTTTGATGCTTTAGGAGATGTTTTTATTTGGGGTGAAAGTATTAATGGTGGAGTACTAGGAGGCAATGTAGATAGAATAGGAAGATCAGTTTCTTCCAGTATGGATGCTCTCCTGCCCAAGGCATTGGAATCAACAGTGGTCATAGATGCTCATGGAATTGCTTGTGGTACCAGACATATTGCACTGGTCACCAGGCAAGGGGAAATTTTCAGTTGGGGAGAGGAGTCAGGAGGCAGGCTGGGTCATGGTGTAGGAGCAGATGTTTCCCACCCTAAGCTCATTGGCACTCTTAGTGGCATGAATGTTGAATTAGTCGCTTGTGGGGAGTATCATACCTGTGCTGTTACAATTTCTGGAGAGCTCTATACATGGGGTGATGGCACTAATAATTTTGGTCTACTTGGACATGGAAGTGAAGTTAGTCACTGGATTCCCAAAAAAATAAGTGGTCATATGGAAGGTATACACATATCCTATATCTCTTGCGGACTGTGGCATACAGCTGCTGTGACCTCAGCTGGTCGGTTATTTACATTTGGGGATGGTTCTTTTGGTGCTTTAGGCCATGGAGATCATAGTAGCACAAGTACTCCACGAGAGGTGGAAACTTTGAGAGGGCTGAGAACGGCAAGGGTTGCTTGTGGCGCTTGGCACACTGCTGCAGTTGTTGCAATAATAAAGGAATCATATATGTCTGAGGATTCTGGTAACTCTGCTTTTGGAAAGCTCTACACCTGGGGTGATGGAGATAAAGGCCGACTTGGACATGGCGATGAAGTTTCTAGACTAGCTCCTGAATGTGTAGCTGCATTGGTTAATACAAATTTCTGTCAAGTAGCATGTGGGCATAGTCTCACAGTTGCCCTTACAACATCAGGACATGTATATACAATGGGAAGCGCTGCTTGTGGACAGCTTGGCAATCCTTCAGCTGATGGAAAAGTTCCCACTCGTGTTGAAGGTACAATTGCAGATAGCTTCGTCGAAGAAATCGCCTGTGGTTCTTGTCATGTGGCAGTTTTGACTTCCAAGACAGAGGTTTATACTTGGGGAAGGGGTTCAAATGGGCAATTAGGACACGGAGACAATGATAATAGAAAGGCACCTACTCTCGTTGAGTTTATGAAGGATAAACAAGTAAAGAGTGTAGTATGTGGTTCAAACCTTACTGCGGTCATTTGTCTTCATAAATGGGCATCTGGTGCTGACCATTCCGTTTGCTCTAATTGTCATAATCCCTTTGGTTTCAGAAGAAAACGTCATAATTGTTATAATTGTGGGttagttttctgtaaagcatgCAGCAGCAAGAAAGTTCTGAGAGCTGCCTTGGCTCCAAATGTGAACAAGCCCTATCGGGTGTGTGATGATTGTTATACTAAACTAAAGAAAGCTGCAGAAGCTAGTTCTGTTGTACGAAATCCCAAAATTAGAAGTGGACATGTACACCATAAATCCAGTGAGACGGCAGACAAAGAGACTCTAATGCCTATGTTACGGGCAACACTGTCCAGAATTTCATCCTTCGGCTCAGGCAACCATACTGAAAGCAAGATTCCTAAGCCTGAAAGAAAACCAGAAGCGCGTGATAATCGTGTCTTTCCAATGCTAAATGGACATTTGCAGTTAGGGGCCTTTACTTTGTCAAAAGCATCAACTTCCCTTGATGGAGATCCAGGAAAGTTCATGTCAGCGTCCATGCCTACTTCCAGAAAGTCTTCTGTGTTTGCATCTCCTGTTTCAGGAAAGTCAAGCCCACATCAGTCTTCTGAAGACATTCTTGAGGACCCAAAGTTAGTAAATGGAAGTTTGAGCCGAGAAATTATCAGTTTAAGGGCACAG AAAACTATGCAGGTAGAAGACCTTACTTTCAAATCCCAACGACTTGAAGCTGAACTTCAAAGAACATTAAAGAAATTGAACGAGGTCTCTGCAGTAGCTACCGATGAAGCTGAAAAATGCAAATCTGCTAAGGAAGTTATCAAGTCTCTAACTGCTCAG TTGAAGGAGATGGCTGAAAGAATGCCAGAAGGACATGTTGCAAGTTGCAATGCAGGTTCAACTGCTCATGCCATCACTTTTGTAAATCAGTTATCCAAAGAGAACCCTCAGACAAATATGACTACTCCTCAAATGGAGTCCAATGGCAATTCAATGGATCGGATCTTAGGGAATGGAACTAAATCACAGAGTGGAAAGGTAGAGCGAGTTCTACAAGATGAACCTGGTGTCTATATAACTTTGTGCTCCTTGCCGGGCGGTGGTAATGAACTCAGACGTGTTCGCTTCAG TCGGAGACATTTCACTGAAGAAGCAGCAGAGAGATGGTGGGCAGATAATGGCGCAATGTTGTGCGAGCGGCACAATATACAAAGTGCAGAGTAG